One region of Carya illinoinensis cultivar Pawnee chromosome 8, C.illinoinensisPawnee_v1, whole genome shotgun sequence genomic DNA includes:
- the LOC122318058 gene encoding uncharacterized protein LOC122318058 produces the protein MENMRKDQEHDTNVLLNEYEHEQTKEDQSQPNVALATKTESPLQDNAHSQNQQHSPVLQWPYTAQHAVEQSPLVSKPCPTTQSSSPIIQNQWQQLLNLQQNPTSHQAHQGQPMHFVQPASPFWLPQHPAYLLPGVNAPCTFSPLTPLGTTDVSWQAPGALGGGTPSTNQPHIPNCCYQVGYAYQGFPGPWDHSSWSGQGQQSQPPCTYSFPGAYGFFPLPTPQLSNHAASLGQPFQRGFIRLPTNLSQKHQQLWDSQSAENVQLWNVINLLQSEIADYKNRLMKLEVAVSSQKPTVEEPTSQVTGSGSARQPLKRGRPKKKLMNALTSPSESNHRAQCTKLPSFRAPSGSKSIIFEKVILRKAEDKEKVPCVSVITEQENIEKVSNIVSPHTIGNSGINGNNQMMPAFQNHVHREFSGVQISGFGLSSSSELKSIDEKVKDLKTDHSILSQQAKGMNNNGASPIYMGATANGSLGFHSYITPDYSGRNLLNIGSQGVHNDCNVTSQEGKIIPGWGFANDEDASEELETAVVGSTKDENEGEMGDDVSSGAEDDVREQDEPTYKMDDSAGIGLTLSKS, from the exons ATGGAAAACATGAGGAAGGATCAAGAACATGACACAAATGTGCTCTTG AATGAATATGAGCATGAACAGACAAAGGAAGACCAGAGCCAGCCCAATGTTGCACTCGCTACAAAGACTGAAAGCCCTTTGCAGGATAATGCACATTCCCAAAATCAGCAGCACTCACCAGTTCTGCAATGGCCATACACGGCTCAACATGCTGTGGAGCAGTCCCCATTAGTTTCTAAACCCTGTCCTACCACTCAATCGTCCTCACCTATCATCCAGAACCAATGGCAGCAATTACTAAATCTTCAACAGAATCCTACTAGCCACCAGGCCCACCAAGGACAGCCAATGCATTTTGTTCAACCAGCATCGCCCTTTTGGCTGCCCCAGCATCCTGCTTACCTGTTGCCTGGAGTGAATGCACCCTGTACATTTTCTCCACTCACTCCCCTTGGAACAACTGACGTTAGCTGGCAAGCTCCTGGTGCTTTAGGAGGAGGAACTCCATCTACAAACCAACCCCATATTCCCAATTGCTGTTATCAAGTTGGATACGCATATCAAGGCTTTCCAG GTCCTTGGGATCACTCTTCTTGGTCGGGTCAAGGGCAACAATCCCAGCCTCCTTGCACTTACAGTTTCCCGGGAGCATATGGCTTTTTTCCTTTGCCAACTCCACAATTGTCTAATCATGCAGCATCCCTTGGACAACCCTTCCAGAGAGGATTCATCAGGCTTCCGACAAACCTTTCCCAGAAGCATCAGCAACTCTGGGATTCTCAA TCAGCGGAGAATGTTCAGCTATGGAATGTAATTAATCTTTTGCAATCCGAAATAGCTGATTACAAGAATCGGTTAATGAAGCTTGAAGTGGCAGTCTCATCTCAGAAACCAACAGTGGAAGAGCCTACTTCTCAAGTTACTGGGAGTGGTTCAGCTCGACAACCATTAAAGAGAGGAAGaccaaagaaaaaattgatgaatGCACTAACTTCTCCAAGTGAGTCTAATCACCGAGCTCAATGTACAAAGCTTCCATCATTTAGAGCTCCATCCGGAagtaaatcaattatttttgaGAAAGTTATCCTTAGAAAGGCtgaagataaagaaaaagtaCCTTGCGTGTCTGTCATTACAGAGCAAGAAAACATTGAAAAGGTCTCCAATATTGTGTCACCTCACACTATTGGCAACTCGGGGATCAATGGAAACAATCAGATGATGCCTGCATTCCAAAATCATGTTCATAGGGAATTTTCTGGAGTCCAAATAAGTGGATTTGGTCTTAGTTCCTCTTCAGAATTGAAGAGTATTGATGAAAAGGTCAAGGACTTGAAAACTGACCATTCAATTCTGTCTCAGCAAGCTAAGGGGATGAATAACAATGGCGCTTCACCTATTTATATGGGAGCTACAGCTAATGGGAGTCTTGGATTTCATTCGTATATTACCCCTGACTACTCTGGAAGAAATTTGTTAAATATAGGGTCTCAAGGTGTCCACAATGATTGCAATGTCACAAGTCAAGAAGGAAAAATCATTCCTGGATGGGGTTTTGCAAATGATGAGGATGCCTCTGAGGAGCTTGAAACTGCTGTGGTAGGATCCACAAAGGATGAAAATGAGGGGGAAATGGGAGACGATGTCAGCTCAGGAGCCGAAGACGATGTTCGAGAACAGGATGAGCCCACCT